Proteins encoded together in one Bacteroides ovatus window:
- the cysC gene encoding adenylyl-sulfate kinase: MEEKNHIYPIFDRMMTRQDKEELLGQHSVMIWFTGLSGSGKSTIAIALERELHKRGLLCRILDGDNIRSGINNNLGFSETDRVENIRRIAEVSKLFLDSGIITIAAFISPNNDIREMAANIIGKDDFLEVFVSTPLEECEKRDVKGLYAKARKGEIQNFTGISAPFEVPEHPALSLDTSKLTLEESVNRLLELVLPKVKCIK, from the coding sequence ATGGAAGAAAAGAACCATATATATCCGATATTTGACCGCATGATGACGCGGCAGGACAAAGAAGAGCTTTTGGGGCAACACAGTGTGATGATCTGGTTTACCGGATTGAGTGGTTCCGGAAAGAGCACGATTGCCATCGCATTAGAACGTGAGCTTCATAAGCGTGGATTGCTTTGTCGTATCCTGGATGGGGATAATATCCGTAGTGGAATTAATAATAACCTGGGATTCTCTGAAACGGACCGGGTGGAAAATATCCGTCGCATAGCGGAAGTGTCTAAGCTGTTCTTGGATAGTGGTATCATTACGATTGCTGCATTTATCAGCCCTAATAATGATATTCGCGAAATGGCTGCAAACATTATTGGTAAGGATGATTTCCTGGAGGTTTTCGTTAGTACTCCGTTGGAGGAATGTGAGAAACGTGATGTGAAAGGATTGTATGCGAAGGCACGGAAAGGGGAAATTCAGAATTTTACAGGAATTTCCGCACCTTTCGAGGTTCCCGAACACCCGGCTTTGTCACTGGATACTTCCAAATTGACTTTGGAGGAGTCGGTGAACCGTTTGTTGGAGCTTGTTTTGCCAAAAGTGAAGTGTATAAAATGA
- the cysD gene encoding sulfate adenylyltransferase subunit CysD: MEEYKLSHLKELEAESIHIIREVAAEFENPVMLYSIGKDSSVMVRLAEKAFYPGKVPFPLMHIDSKWKFKEMIQFRDEYAKKYGWNLIVESNMEAFHAGVGPFTHGSKVHTDLMKTQALLHALDKYKFDAAFGGARRDEEKSRAKERIFSFRDKFHQWDPKNQRPELWDIYNARVHKGESIRVFPISNWTELDIWQYIRLENIPIVPLYYAKERPVINLDGNIIMADDDRLPEKYRDQIEMKMVRFRTLGCWPLTGAVESGAATIEEIVEEMMTTTKSERTTRVIDFDQEGSMEQKKREGYF; the protein is encoded by the coding sequence ATGGAAGAATATAAATTAAGCCACTTGAAGGAGCTCGAAGCCGAGTCTATTCATATCATCCGCGAGGTGGCGGCGGAATTTGAGAATCCGGTGATGCTTTACAGTATCGGAAAGGATTCTTCGGTAATGGTACGCTTGGCTGAAAAAGCGTTTTATCCGGGTAAAGTGCCATTCCCGTTGATGCATATCGATTCGAAATGGAAGTTCAAGGAGATGATTCAGTTTCGTGATGAATATGCGAAGAAGTACGGATGGAATCTGATCGTTGAAAGTAATATGGAGGCTTTTCATGCAGGGGTAGGACCTTTTACGCATGGAAGTAAGGTGCATACGGACTTGATGAAGACGCAGGCTTTGCTTCATGCGTTGGATAAGTATAAGTTTGATGCTGCATTTGGTGGTGCTCGTCGTGACGAGGAGAAGTCACGTGCGAAGGAACGTATTTTCTCTTTCCGGGATAAGTTTCACCAATGGGACCCGAAGAATCAGCGTCCTGAATTGTGGGATATTTATAATGCCCGCGTACATAAAGGGGAAAGTATCCGCGTATTTCCGATTAGCAACTGGACTGAATTGGATATTTGGCAGTATATTCGCTTGGAGAATATTCCGATCGTTCCGCTGTATTATGCTAAGGAGCGTCCGGTGATTAATTTAGATGGCAATATTATTATGGCGGATGATGACCGTTTGCCTGAAAAATACCGTGACCAGATTGAAATGAAGATGGTTCGTTTTCGTACGTTGGGCTGCTGGCCTCTGACTGGGGCGGTGGAAAGTGGAGCTGCTACGATTGAAGAGATTGTGGAGGAAATGATGACTACGACGAAAAGTGAACGTACTACCCGTGTGATTGACTTTGACCAGGAGGGTAGTATGGAACAAAAGAAACGTGAAGGATACTTTTAA